The following are encoded together in the Oceanivirga salmonicida genome:
- the grdA gene encoding glycine/sarcosine/betaine reductase complex selenoprotein A, giving the protein MSSLKNKKIIIIGDRDGIPGQAIEECVKTVEGAEVVFSSTECFVUTAAGAMDLENQKRVKEAADKFGAENVVVLLGASEAEAAGLAAETVTVGDPTFAGPLAGVALNLGVYHIVEEEVKGQVDNAIYEEQIAMMEMVLDVEEISKEMKEVRGE; this is encoded by the coding sequence ATGAGTAGTCTTAAAAATAAGAAGATAATTATTATTGGTGATAGAGACGGAATACCCGGACAAGCTATCGAAGAATGTGTAAAAACAGTAGAAGGGGCAGAAGTAGTATTTTCATCTACTGAATGCTTTGTTTGAACGGCTGCAGGTGCGATGGACTTAGAAAACCAAAAACGTGTTAAAGAAGCTGCTGATAAATTCGGTGCTGAAAACGTTGTGGTATTATTAGGTGCATCAGAAGCTGAAGCTGCTGGTCTAGCAGCTGAAACAGTAACTGTAGGAGATCCTACTTTTGCAGGACCTTTAGCGGGGGTTGCATTAAATCTTGGAGTGTATCATATAGTTGAAGAAGAAGTAAAAGGTCAAGTAGATAATGCTATTTATGAAGAACAAATAGCAATGATGGAAATGGTATTAGATGTTGAGGAAATTTCAAAAGAAATGAAGGAAGTACGTGGAGAATAA
- a CDS encoding glycine/sarcosine/betaine reductase component B subunit codes for MRLELGEIYIKDIQFASESKIENNVLYVNKEELIKNIWDDDAIISVDLDIARPGESVRITPVKDVIEPRVKVEGNGGIFPGVLSKVGTVGEGKTIALKGMSVITTGKIVGFQEGIIDMTGVGAEYTPFSKLNNLVVIAEPAEGVKQHEHEKAVRYIGFKAAKYLGELARSLKPENVKVYETKPLLEQIAEYPELPKVGYVYMLQTQGLLHDTYVYGVDAKQIVPTLLYPTEIMDGAIVSGNCVSACDKNPTYVHLNNGVIEELYKKHGKEINFLGVIITNENVYLADKERSSNWTAKLTKYLGLDAVIVSQEGFGNPDTDLIMNCKKIENEGVKTVIVTDEYAGQDGASQSLADADAKADAVVTGGNANQVIVLPKLDRIIGHIDVVNVIAGGNQDSLRKDGSIEVEIQAITGATNETGFGYLSAKTF; via the coding sequence ATGCGTCTTGAATTAGGAGAGATTTATATAAAAGATATTCAATTTGCTTCAGAATCAAAAATTGAAAATAATGTTCTTTATGTTAATAAAGAAGAACTAATTAAAAATATTTGGGACGATGATGCAATTATATCTGTTGATCTTGACATAGCTAGACCTGGAGAAAGTGTACGTATTACTCCGGTAAAAGATGTAATCGAACCACGTGTAAAAGTAGAAGGTAATGGAGGAATATTCCCTGGTGTTTTATCAAAAGTAGGAACTGTTGGAGAAGGAAAAACAATAGCTCTTAAAGGTATGTCAGTAATAACTACAGGGAAGATTGTAGGATTCCAAGAAGGAATTATTGACATGACAGGTGTTGGGGCAGAATATACACCATTTTCAAAATTAAATAATTTGGTTGTAATTGCTGAACCAGCAGAAGGTGTAAAACAGCATGAACATGAAAAAGCTGTACGTTATATAGGATTTAAAGCGGCTAAATACTTAGGAGAATTGGCTCGTAGTTTAAAACCTGAAAATGTAAAAGTATATGAAACAAAACCATTACTTGAACAAATAGCAGAGTATCCAGAATTACCAAAGGTAGGTTATGTATACATGCTTCAAACACAAGGATTATTACATGATACTTATGTATATGGAGTAGATGCTAAACAAATAGTTCCTACACTTCTTTATCCAACAGAAATAATGGATGGAGCAATAGTTAGTGGTAACTGTGTATCAGCATGTGACAAAAATCCTACTTATGTTCATTTGAATAATGGTGTAATTGAAGAATTATATAAAAAACATGGAAAAGAAATCAATTTCTTAGGTGTAATTATAACAAATGAAAATGTTTATTTAGCAGATAAAGAAAGATCATCAAACTGGACAGCAAAATTAACTAAATATTTAGGTTTAGATGCTGTTATAGTTTCACAAGAAGGATTTGGAAACCCAGACACTGATTTAATAATGAACTGTAAAAAAATTGAAAATGAAGGTGTAAAAACTGTTATTGTAACTGATGAATATGCTGGACAAGATGGAGCAAGTCAAAGTTTAGCAGATGCTGATGCTAAAGCAGATGCAGTTGTAACAGGAGGAAATGCTAATCAAGTAATAGTATTACCAAAATTAGATAGAATAATAGGACATATAGACGTTGTAAATGTTATTGCAGGTGGAAATCAAGATTCATTAAGAAAAGATGGAAGTATAGAAGTTGAAATTCAAGCAATTACAGGTGCAACAAATGAAACAGGATTTGGATATTTAAGTGCAAAAACATTTTAA
- the trxA gene encoding thioredoxin TrxA — protein MLELDKDNFEVEVLQAQGYVFVDFWSEGCAPCKALMPEVHKLAEKYDGKMKFTSLDTAKARRMAIKQRVLGLPTLAVYKDGIKLEEVTKDDATIANIEAMIKKYL, from the coding sequence ATGTTAGAATTAGATAAAGACAATTTTGAAGTAGAAGTACTACAAGCACAAGGATATGTATTTGTAGATTTTTGGAGTGAAGGTTGTGCACCATGTAAAGCTTTAATGCCAGAAGTTCATAAATTGGCAGAAAAGTATGATGGTAAAATGAAATTTACTTCATTAGATACTGCAAAAGCAAGACGTATGGCTATTAAACAAAGAGTTTTAGGATTACCAACATTAGCAGTTTATAAAGATGGTATAAAACTTGAAGAAGTTACAAAAGATGATGCAACTATAGCGAATATAGAAGCAATGATAAAAAAATATTTATAA